The genomic region AGGTAACGCCGAATAAAATCTACGGCACGGGAGAATGATCGCTCCGGGATACACAGCGAACGGAAGAATCCGCAAAACGAAGCCGAACTCTTGAAACGCATTCTCCTTGCGACGAACGTCGTTTAAGGAACCAATCCGTCCAAATACTTTAGAAAAGGCTGAAGAATTTTATACGACTCGATCGTATTCTTGACGAAATTTTTGGAACACAGATCCGAATCGTTCACCTTTCGTTCCACGATATAACTCGTATATTGGATCAAAGGAAGATCGGGATGTTCCTTTGAAAAACCTTTCGGAGCCGTTTTCAACTTCATGTCGGAAAGACCTTCGAATTCTTTGACGAACTTTTTGTCCTGGATAATCTTCTTTAGAATTTTAGAATCTTCTAAAATAGCTTCCCTCACCGCGCGGAGAATTTTCGTTTCGGGCATATACAAACCGCCCGCGATAAAGGATTCGTTGCCGGGTTGAACGTGGATGTAAAAAAGAGGACGGCCTAAATCTTTTCCCGAAGCGCCGATGCTCGCGCCGAAATTGGTTTTATACGGTTCCTTGTTTTTGGAAAAACGAACGTCCCTATAAATGCGGAAGATACATTTTTTAGGATCCACACCCGTCAAAGCGGGATTCACCTTTGCAAGAC from Leptospira kmetyi serovar Malaysia str. Bejo-Iso9 harbors:
- a CDS encoding DUF2461 domain-containing protein, with product MLHPATLDFLKKLAKNNNKPWLEKNKDSFTEAKTDFENLITELIFGLAKVNPALTGVDPKKCIFRIYRDVRFSKNKEPYKTNFGASIGASGKDLGRPLFYIHVQPGNESFIAGGLYMPETKILRAVREAILEDSKILKKIIQDKKFVKEFEGLSDMKLKTAPKGFSKEHPDLPLIQYTSYIVERKVNDSDLCSKNFVKNTIESYKILQPFLKYLDGLVP